The Candidatus Eremiobacteraceae bacterium genomic interval TAGGATCGACGCGGCAATTGCGCGCTGGATGGCGCGCAACGGCGTCACGTTCTTGCGCATCAGCCTCGGCATCGTGTTCTTCTGGTTCGGTGTGCTGAAATATTTCCCAGCGGCCAGTCCGGCGGAAGCGCTTGCCGGCAAAACCATACTCGTGCTGACCTTCGGCCACGTACAGCCCAACATCAGCATGCCGATCCTGGCAACCTGGGAGTGTCTTATCGGAATCGGTCTCCTCACGGGCTTCGCGTTGCGCGTCACGATCTTCTTGCTCTTCGTGCAGATGGCCGGCACGCTCTTACCGCTGTTCTTTTTCCCGCATGAGACGTTCGCATCGATTCCGTTCGCACCGACGCTGGAAGGCCAGTACATCATCAAGAATCTCGTGCTGATCAGCGCCGGCTTGGTCATCGGTGCGACCGTCCGCGGAGGGCGATTGACGGCTGGGCCGAAACCGTGACTATGCAAGCTGTCATCCTCGTCGGCGGCGAAGGGACGCGCCTCCGGCCGCTCACCTACGACCTGCCCAAACCCATGGCGCCGCTGCTTGGCCGCCCCTTCATCGGCTGGATCATCGCGCGGTTGAAAGCCGCGGGCGTCGAAGACATCATCCTTTCATGCTGCTATCTGCCCGACAAGATCGAAGCCCATTTCGGCGACGGAGCGAGCATGGGCGTCACGCTGCACTACGTGCTCGAAAACGAGCCGTTGGGCACCGCGGGCGCGATCAAGAACGCGCGCGACCTCATCCGCGGACCGATCTACGTCTGCAACGGCGACATCATCACCGGCCTCGACCTCGTCGCGCTGCGCGAC includes:
- a CDS encoding DoxX family membrane protein, with product MWKRFDRIDAAIARWMARNGVTFLRISLGIVFFWFGVLKYFPAASPAEALAGKTILVLTFGHVQPNISMPILATWECLIGIGLLTGFALRVTIFLLFVQMAGTLLPLFFFPHETFASIPFAPTLEGQYIIKNLVLISAGLVIGATVRGGRLTAGPKP